From a single Sulfolobus sp. E5-1-F genomic region:
- a CDS encoding muconolactone Delta-isomerase, whose amino-acid sequence MLFLLWFKVKQPTNLTQKQLMEIWKREAEAAMPAVKAGKIKGLYKVTGRREVVAIIDVNSHEELDEILETLPIVRELGHSLTIEVTAIHPYENFYELMKKLIQ is encoded by the coding sequence ATGCTATTCCTTCTATGGTTTAAAGTAAAACAGCCTACCAATTTAACGCAAAAACAGCTAATGGAGATATGGAAGAGAGAAGCTGAGGCAGCAATGCCAGCAGTTAAGGCTGGGAAGATAAAGGGTCTATATAAGGTGACTGGAAGAAGAGAAGTTGTAGCAATAATTGACGTTAACTCTCATGAGGAATTAGATGAGATTTTAGAGACCCTACCAATAGTTAGAGAGCTTGGTCATTCATTAACAATAGAAGTAACGGCTATTCATCCTTATGAAAACTTCTATGAGTTAATGAAAAAATTAATACAATAA
- a CDS encoding acetate uptake transporter, whose translation MTEQKRANPAPLGLSGFALTTLVLSTFNAGLITQGASVVLGLAAFYGGLAQLLAGILEWRAGNTFGYTAFFTYGAFWEWYFLTAGGFFGGVTAQAIGLVLIAFGIFTFVMWFGTFKANLGLFMTFLLLWITFFLLGIGAMTGNVGLSHAGGYLGILTAIAAWYTGLAIVVAESLGKNPPLGKPIMK comes from the coding sequence ATGACTGAACAAAAAAGGGCAAATCCAGCTCCTTTAGGACTTTCTGGTTTCGCCTTAACAACACTCGTGTTATCTACCTTTAATGCGGGGTTAATAACGCAAGGGGCTTCAGTAGTTTTGGGGTTAGCAGCATTTTATGGGGGTCTCGCTCAGCTTTTAGCGGGCATTCTAGAGTGGAGGGCGGGAAATACTTTTGGCTATACCGCGTTCTTTACATATGGTGCATTTTGGGAATGGTATTTCCTAACTGCAGGAGGGTTTTTTGGAGGAGTGACAGCTCAAGCGATAGGGCTAGTATTGATTGCATTTGGGATTTTCACGTTTGTAATGTGGTTCGGTACATTTAAGGCAAATCTGGGATTATTCATGACATTCCTATTATTGTGGATAACCTTCTTCCTCCTTGGTATAGGTGCTATGACCGGAAATGTTGGATTATCTCATGCTGGAGGGTATCTAGGGATATTAACTGCAATAGCAGCGTGGTATACTGGACTAGCTATTGTAGTAGCCGAAAGTTTAGGTAAGAATCCTCCGCTAGGGAAACCTATAATGAAATAA
- the acs gene encoding acetate--CoA ligase, which yields MSVTWALPFDKKINPKLNSNRLVSINTYKELHSQTIKDYKQFWASVASEIDWFKPWEKILDDTNPPFYKWFVGGELNASYLAVDRHVKSWRKNKVAIIWEGESVDEKGNPKEVRKLTYYDLYREANRVAYLLKEKYGLKKGDTIAIYLPMIPELPIFMLAAARLGIVFTVVFSGFSADALANRINDAEAKLLVTADGGWRRGKVVELKGIVDKALEKTPTIKDVIVVRRIGNKVNMVEGRDKYFDEVIKDVPQNVYVEPERMKSEDPLYILYTSGTTGKPKGIVHDIGGYMTLLHATMKWVFDIRDDDIYWCTADIGWVTGHSYIVFGPLMEGATEVMYEGALDYPQPDRWVSIIERYGITILYTSPTAIRSFMKYGDNWVRAHNTSTVRLMHSVGEPINPEAWEWLWKLVGREEIPFGSTWWMTETGGILISHLPGSYLVPMKPGTNGPPLLGIDADVVNEDGKQANPEERGYLVIKNPWPGMPLTIYKDPERYVKVYWSRFPGMFYAGDYAVKDKDGYFWILGRADEVIKVAGHRLGTYELESALIEHPAVAEAAVIGVPDPVKGEVPYAFVTLRQGYSPNEQLTQEILKTVREKVGPIATIDKIYFVGKLPKTRSGKIMRRVVRAVATRAEIGDITTLEDEASVEEIRKALEEFKAEFEKINK from the coding sequence ATGTCAGTAACGTGGGCTCTACCTTTTGATAAAAAGATAAATCCAAAGCTTAATTCAAATAGGCTAGTAAGTATAAATACGTATAAGGAGCTTCATAGTCAAACTATAAAAGATTACAAACAATTTTGGGCATCCGTAGCCTCAGAAATTGACTGGTTCAAACCGTGGGAGAAAATATTAGACGATACCAATCCTCCATTCTATAAGTGGTTTGTAGGTGGAGAGCTTAACGCATCTTATTTAGCAGTAGATAGACACGTAAAAAGTTGGAGAAAGAATAAGGTTGCTATAATATGGGAAGGAGAATCAGTAGATGAAAAGGGTAATCCGAAGGAAGTTAGGAAATTAACATATTACGATCTATATAGAGAAGCTAATAGAGTAGCCTATCTACTAAAAGAGAAATACGGCTTAAAGAAAGGTGATACAATAGCGATTTACCTTCCAATGATACCAGAATTACCAATATTCATGTTAGCTGCAGCGAGGTTAGGAATAGTCTTTACAGTAGTGTTCTCTGGTTTTAGTGCTGATGCGTTAGCAAATAGGATTAATGATGCTGAGGCTAAGTTACTAGTTACTGCAGATGGTGGATGGAGAAGAGGTAAAGTTGTTGAGTTAAAGGGAATTGTTGATAAGGCTTTGGAGAAGACACCAACAATAAAGGATGTAATAGTAGTTAGGAGGATAGGGAATAAAGTTAACATGGTTGAGGGTAGGGATAAGTACTTTGATGAAGTGATAAAGGACGTTCCACAAAATGTTTACGTTGAGCCAGAAAGGATGAAATCCGAAGATCCATTATATATATTATACACGTCTGGAACAACTGGAAAGCCTAAGGGTATAGTTCATGATATTGGAGGATATATGACCTTACTGCATGCTACTATGAAGTGGGTATTTGATATAAGAGATGACGATATTTACTGGTGTACTGCTGATATAGGATGGGTTACTGGACATTCTTATATTGTATTTGGACCTTTAATGGAAGGTGCGACTGAAGTAATGTATGAGGGTGCCTTAGATTATCCACAACCAGACAGATGGGTATCGATAATTGAAAGATACGGTATTACAATCCTTTACACTTCACCCACAGCTATTAGAAGCTTTATGAAATATGGTGACAATTGGGTTAGGGCTCACAATACTTCCACCGTGAGACTAATGCATTCTGTTGGTGAGCCTATAAATCCTGAAGCTTGGGAGTGGTTGTGGAAACTAGTGGGTAGAGAAGAGATACCATTTGGAAGCACTTGGTGGATGACTGAGACCGGAGGTATTCTAATATCTCATTTGCCCGGATCATATCTTGTACCGATGAAACCAGGGACAAATGGTCCACCATTACTAGGAATTGATGCAGATGTAGTTAATGAAGATGGGAAACAAGCTAATCCTGAAGAAAGAGGGTATTTAGTTATTAAAAATCCATGGCCCGGAATGCCATTAACAATCTATAAAGATCCCGAAAGATATGTAAAAGTTTATTGGAGTAGATTCCCTGGAATGTTCTATGCTGGCGATTACGCTGTTAAGGATAAGGATGGATATTTCTGGATATTAGGAAGGGCTGATGAAGTGATTAAGGTAGCTGGACATAGGTTAGGTACATACGAATTAGAATCAGCTTTAATTGAACACCCTGCAGTAGCAGAAGCTGCAGTAATTGGAGTCCCAGATCCAGTTAAGGGAGAGGTACCTTATGCATTTGTAACTTTAAGACAAGGTTATTCACCTAATGAACAGCTTACACAAGAGATACTAAAGACCGTCAGAGAAAAGGTAGGACCTATAGCTACTATAGATAAAATATACTTCGTTGGTAAGTTGCCTAAAACGAGAAGTGGAAAAATAATGAGGAGAGTTGTAAGGGCTGTTGCAACAAGGGCAGAAATAGGAGATATAACTACACTTGAGGATGAGGCTTCTGTAGAGGAGATTAGAAAGGCTTTAGAAGAGTTTAAGGCAGAGTTTGAAAAGATTAACAAATAA
- a CDS encoding selenium-binding family protein, with product MELPSVFAPFKRDPTFYPSPKMAMKSPPEDLAYVACLYTGTGINRPDFIAVVDVNPESETYSKIIHKVELPYLNDELHHFGWNACSSALCPNGRPNFERRFLVVPSLRSSRIYIMDTKLNPKQPNIVKTIEQAEIKKVTGYSRLHTVHCGPDGIYISALGSENGEGPGGILMLDHYSFEPLGRWEIYRGDQYLAYDFWWNLPNEVMVTSEWAVPNTIENGLKLEHLKDRYGNRIHFWDLRKRKKIASLTLGEENRMALELRPLHDPTKLMGFINMVVSLKDLSSSIWLWYYEDGKWNAEKVIEIPAEPTEGGLPEILKPFKAVPPLVTDIDLSLDDKFLYVSLWGIGEVRQYNVSDPFKPVLTGKVKLGGIYHRADHPSGHKLTGAPQMIEISRDGKRVYVTNSLYSSWDNQFYPEGLKGWMVKLNAKSEGGLDIDKEFFVDFGEARSHQVRLRGGDASSDSYCYP from the coding sequence ATGGAATTACCGTCAGTTTTTGCCCCCTTTAAGAGAGATCCCACATTTTACCCATCTCCAAAAATGGCCATGAAATCCCCTCCAGAGGACTTAGCTTATGTAGCTTGTCTATATACTGGAACTGGAATAAATAGGCCAGATTTCATAGCGGTAGTTGATGTAAATCCCGAATCGGAAACTTATTCTAAGATAATCCATAAGGTTGAGCTACCATATTTAAATGATGAGTTACACCACTTTGGTTGGAATGCTTGTAGCTCTGCATTATGCCCTAATGGAAGACCAAATTTTGAGAGAAGATTCTTAGTTGTACCTAGTTTACGTTCCTCAAGAATTTACATAATGGATACAAAATTAAATCCCAAACAGCCTAATATAGTTAAAACTATAGAACAAGCTGAAATTAAGAAGGTAACGGGCTACAGTAGGCTACATACAGTACATTGCGGACCAGATGGTATCTACATAAGTGCTTTAGGTAGTGAAAATGGTGAGGGTCCAGGGGGAATTTTAATGTTAGACCATTACAGTTTTGAACCCTTAGGCAGGTGGGAGATATATAGAGGGGATCAATATTTGGCCTATGATTTCTGGTGGAACCTACCAAATGAGGTAATGGTAACTAGCGAATGGGCAGTGCCGAATACTATTGAAAATGGCCTTAAATTAGAACATCTGAAAGATAGGTATGGTAATAGGATACACTTCTGGGACCTTAGAAAGAGAAAGAAAATAGCAAGTCTAACTCTTGGAGAGGAAAACAGAATGGCGTTAGAACTAAGACCATTGCATGATCCAACTAAACTTATGGGATTCATAAATATGGTTGTAAGCCTTAAGGATTTGAGTAGTTCCATCTGGTTATGGTATTATGAAGATGGAAAGTGGAATGCAGAAAAGGTTATTGAAATTCCCGCAGAGCCTACTGAAGGAGGTTTACCGGAGATATTAAAACCATTTAAGGCCGTGCCACCATTAGTTACGGATATAGATTTGAGCCTTGACGATAAGTTCCTTTACGTCAGCTTGTGGGGTATAGGAGAGGTTAGACAGTATAATGTAAGCGATCCGTTTAAACCAGTACTTACTGGGAAGGTTAAATTAGGTGGTATATATCATAGGGCTGATCACCCCTCTGGCCATAAACTTACCGGAGCTCCTCAAATGATTGAAATTAGTAGGGATGGAAAAAGAGTATACGTTACTAATTCCCTTTATAGTTCTTGGGATAACCAATTCTATCCAGAGGGCTTAAAGGGATGGATGGTTAAACTAAATGCTAAGTCAGAAGGAGGTTTGGACATCGATAAGGAGTTCTTTGTGGATTTTGGAGAGGCTAGGTCACATCAAGTTAGGTTAAGGGGAGGAGATGCTTCCTCTGACTCTTATTGCTATCCTTAG
- a CDS encoding MFS transporter, with product MKDINKIAIIGGVRSFSGSIIWPFIGFALYKVYGFSLDTVSIFYLFQALINVIASIIGGIVVDYIGRRNAMMISIIASSLALFTAYLVNLPIPIAGLILLQTFFNNIYNVSSTAIVGDIYKRADLVKAFSRQRVGINAGWALGPLIGGYIFTFYGFRLLLLVSSLIAIFPISLVKLLPEFKGEGTILNFNVNKQFILFLISTFLTFVLVGQLGFGLLTYYNTQLDFTEFQVSILFAINGIMIVAFQDVVGRIISKRVWLIIIGMLIYTFGYFAVAFITNFLVASIDIMIITIAEMMVTPLSQAIANSLANQSSRGRQIGLYSMVTGIGRVLGSSLMSELMNYYLYTPVILWGIMSSFGLVSAVMYLYQIKRIKI from the coding sequence ATGAAGGACATAAATAAAATAGCTATTATTGGAGGAGTGAGGTCTTTTAGCGGCTCCATAATTTGGCCATTCATTGGGTTTGCTTTATATAAAGTGTATGGATTCTCCCTGGATACAGTTTCAATATTCTACTTATTCCAAGCTCTAATAAACGTTATTGCGTCAATTATTGGAGGGATAGTGGTCGACTATATAGGGAGGAGAAACGCAATGATGATTTCTATTATTGCTTCCTCACTGGCCCTATTCACTGCGTATCTAGTCAATCTCCCCATACCCATAGCGGGATTGATTTTATTGCAAACATTCTTTAATAATATATACAACGTATCTTCTACTGCAATAGTCGGGGATATCTATAAAAGGGCTGATCTAGTTAAGGCATTTAGTAGGCAAAGGGTTGGGATTAATGCTGGGTGGGCCTTGGGGCCCTTAATTGGCGGATATATTTTCACATTTTACGGATTTAGGTTACTACTACTAGTATCAAGTCTGATTGCGATTTTCCCAATATCCCTAGTTAAATTATTGCCTGAATTTAAGGGAGAGGGTACTATTTTAAATTTTAACGTTAATAAGCAATTTATCCTTTTCCTAATTTCTACCTTTCTTACTTTCGTGTTAGTGGGGCAGTTGGGATTCGGTTTGCTAACATATTATAATACCCAACTTGATTTCACAGAATTTCAAGTCAGCATATTATTTGCCATAAACGGAATTATGATAGTAGCATTCCAAGATGTTGTCGGGAGAATTATAAGTAAAAGGGTGTGGTTAATCATTATTGGGATGCTAATTTATACCTTTGGATATTTCGCAGTTGCATTCATCACTAACTTTCTAGTGGCATCTATTGACATTATGATTATAACAATCGCTGAAATGATGGTGACGCCACTATCACAAGCCATTGCAAACTCTTTAGCAAATCAGAGCTCTAGGGGAAGACAAATTGGATTATACAGTATGGTTACTGGAATTGGCAGGGTATTGGGATCATCGTTAATGAGTGAGCTTATGAACTATTATCTATACACTCCAGTTATCTTATGGGGAATAATGTCCTCCTTTGGTCTCGTTTCTGCAGTTATGTATTTGTATCAAATAAAAAGGATAAAAATTTGA
- a CDS encoding MFS transporter has protein sequence MISQFIGFLLDSYDLTMILSIAPVLAKVILPPASPLIATFNIILSYSLTIIFRPLGSAIFGNLGDKIGRRADLIITVLGLGIVSALTSALPTYAQVGILSFILFVLIRIAVGIFAGGEYSAGHPFAMEWTPYKWRGLISGLVQGGFSFGAALAAVVEGIFIRIYGVTGVQEFAWRYVFLTALIPAFIALAVRLAMKETPVFEDVKKKNLIRRTPLVDLFKAPYRRDFFQVMAYMTGMFFFAYALFAFVPTILEHSPSTFSLGEANYIYSIGTYAAFAGAVMFGALSQYVGRRRLTIIWSIITFIIAIPIYYGLITAAIAGNPSIAMLFSIIIGIITQGPWGIIPIYLSERFKASMRASGVGFGYSSGIFIGGWFSIYVPLMHNYLFKSIDTPSNVWFSTAVLLMIGALIVGIAQ, from the coding sequence ATAATATCCCAGTTTATAGGATTCCTTCTAGACTCCTATGATTTAACAATGATTTTAAGTATAGCTCCAGTGTTAGCAAAGGTGATTCTACCACCTGCAAGTCCACTAATTGCAACCTTTAATATTATTCTTTCTTACTCTCTAACAATAATATTCAGACCTTTAGGCTCAGCAATATTCGGGAATTTGGGAGATAAGATAGGTAGAAGAGCTGACTTAATAATTACGGTGTTAGGTTTAGGAATAGTTAGCGCGCTAACTTCTGCATTACCAACTTACGCACAAGTCGGCATTCTTTCATTCATTCTATTCGTTTTAATAAGAATTGCAGTAGGAATTTTCGCTGGTGGTGAATACTCTGCTGGCCATCCATTTGCCATGGAATGGACGCCCTATAAATGGAGAGGTCTCATTAGTGGACTAGTCCAAGGCGGTTTCTCATTTGGTGCTGCATTAGCTGCTGTTGTAGAGGGAATCTTCATAAGAATTTATGGTGTAACCGGTGTTCAAGAATTTGCGTGGAGATACGTGTTTTTAACTGCCCTAATACCAGCTTTTATAGCTCTAGCAGTAAGACTAGCAATGAAAGAAACACCAGTTTTTGAGGACGTTAAAAAGAAGAACTTAATCAGAAGGACACCACTAGTGGATTTGTTTAAAGCTCCCTACAGAAGAGACTTCTTCCAAGTCATGGCTTATATGACTGGCATGTTCTTCTTCGCCTATGCTCTATTTGCATTTGTTCCTACGATTTTAGAACACAGCCCTTCCACATTTAGCCTTGGAGAAGCAAACTACATATACAGTATTGGTACTTACGCTGCATTTGCTGGTGCAGTAATGTTTGGTGCCTTATCCCAATACGTTGGAAGAAGAAGGTTAACAATAATATGGAGTATAATCACCTTTATCATTGCAATACCAATTTATTATGGACTGATAACTGCTGCAATTGCGGGTAACCCTTCAATTGCTATGTTATTTTCAATAATTATTGGTATAATAACACAAGGACCTTGGGGAATAATACCGATATACTTATCTGAGAGATTTAAAGCGTCAATGAGAGCTTCAGGAGTTGGTTTCGGTTATTCCTCTGGAATTTTCATAGGTGGTTGGTTCAGTATATACGTACCATTAATGCATAATTACTTATTCAAGTCAATAGATACGCCAAGTAACGTATGGTTCTCTACTGCAGTATTATTAATGATTGGAGCTTTAATAGTTGGTATTGCTCAATAG
- the glcV gene encoding glucose ABC transporter ATP-binding protein GlcV — protein sequence MVKIIVKNVSKVFKKGKVVALDNVNITIENGERFGILGPSGAGKTTFMRIIAGLDVPSTGELYFDDKLVASNGKLIVPPEDRKIGMVFQTWALYPNLTAFENIAFPLTNMKMSKEEIRKRVEEVAKILDIHHVLNHFPRELSGGQQQRVALARALVKDPSLLLLDEPFSNLDARMRDSARALVKEVQSRLGVTLLVVSHDPADIFAIADRVGVLVKGKLVQVGKPEDVYDNPVSIQVASLIGEINELEGKVTNEGIVIGSFRFPVSVSSDRVIIGIRPEDVRLSKDVIRDDSWILVGKGRVKVIGYQGGLFRVTITPLDSEEEIFTYSDHPIHSGEEILVYVRKDKIKIFEKN from the coding sequence ATGGTTAAGATTATTGTAAAAAACGTCTCTAAGGTTTTTAAGAAAGGCAAAGTAGTAGCATTAGATAACGTTAATATAACTATTGAAAATGGAGAGAGATTTGGTATATTGGGTCCGAGCGGAGCTGGTAAGACAACCTTCATGAGGATCATAGCAGGGTTGGACGTACCTTCTACCGGAGAACTGTACTTCGATGATAAATTGGTTGCTTCAAACGGTAAACTAATAGTACCTCCAGAAGATAGAAAAATAGGAATGGTATTTCAAACCTGGGCTCTATATCCTAATTTAACAGCGTTTGAGAATATTGCGTTTCCTTTAACTAATATGAAGATGAGTAAAGAAGAGATAAGAAAAAGAGTTGAAGAAGTAGCCAAAATTTTAGATATCCACCATGTTTTAAATCACTTTCCTAGAGAATTGTCTGGAGGGCAACAACAGAGAGTTGCTCTAGCTAGAGCTTTAGTTAAAGATCCATCCTTGCTTCTGCTAGACGAGCCATTTAGTAATTTAGACGCTAGGATGAGAGATAGTGCTAGAGCTTTAGTTAAAGAAGTACAAAGTAGATTAGGTGTAACCTTACTTGTTGTTAGCCATGATCCTGCTGATATTTTCGCCATTGCTGATAGGGTAGGGGTGTTAGTTAAAGGTAAATTAGTTCAAGTAGGTAAACCCGAAGATGTATATGATAATCCAGTATCTATTCAAGTTGCCAGCCTCATAGGTGAAATCAACGAATTGGAGGGAAAGGTAACTAATGAGGGTATAGTTATAGGTAGTTTTAGATTTCCAGTAAGTGTCTCTAGTGATAGAGTGATAATTGGTATTAGACCAGAAGATGTGAGGCTATCCAAAGATGTAATTAGGGACGACTCTTGGATTTTAGTGGGGAAGGGAAGGGTCAAAGTTATAGGCTATCAAGGAGGATTATTCAGAGTAACTATAACTCCGTTAGATTCGGAGGAAGAAATATTTACGTACTCTGATCATCCAATACATTCTGGCGAAGAAATATTAGTGTATGTGAGAAAGGATAAGATAAAAATCTTTGAAAAAAATTAG
- the glcU gene encoding glucose ABC transporter permease GlcU, with product MRPVIKASLHYLALAIVSVIWLIPVYAMLINGFKSNFEVLSTPVLVPPTKITFEAYISVLLTLAKPLINSLIIVIPTSFISAFLGAMGAYFFYTLSYSFSRASSAISDVLFSIISLATFIPQEATLLPLTRLIVSMGLLDSYIGIIFALLIFYIPTGALLMSMFISVIPRSLIEAAKMDGTGDLKIFIKIVFPLSMPGFISTLIFIIIQTWNNFFIPLVLVTTPGMKLTSIAVLSYSGAYGTLYNDTFAAGMLASIIPLAIFVFLGRYFIRGLMALGGGGKGV from the coding sequence ATGAGACCGGTAATAAAGGCGAGTTTACATTATCTAGCATTAGCGATTGTCAGCGTTATATGGCTTATACCAGTTTACGCAATGCTCATAAATGGGTTTAAGAGTAATTTTGAAGTTCTATCTACTCCAGTTTTAGTACCACCTACCAAAATTACGTTTGAAGCGTATATCTCAGTCCTTCTAACACTAGCTAAACCCCTAATTAATAGTCTAATAATAGTTATTCCTACTTCGTTCATTTCAGCATTCCTGGGTGCCATGGGTGCATATTTCTTTTACACATTATCTTATTCGTTTAGTAGAGCTTCTTCCGCCATAAGTGATGTTTTATTCTCTATAATATCCCTAGCTACATTTATTCCCCAGGAAGCTACGCTATTACCTCTAACTAGGCTAATAGTAAGTATGGGACTATTAGATTCTTATATAGGTATAATATTTGCACTATTGATATTTTATATACCTACTGGAGCTTTATTAATGTCAATGTTTATTTCAGTTATCCCTAGGAGTCTGATTGAGGCGGCGAAGATGGATGGAACAGGGGATTTAAAGATTTTCATAAAAATAGTGTTCCCACTTTCTATGCCCGGCTTTATTTCAACGTTAATATTTATTATAATACAGACGTGGAATAACTTCTTTATTCCGTTAGTATTAGTGACAACTCCCGGAATGAAACTAACATCAATAGCTGTATTATCCTATAGTGGAGCTTATGGTACTTTATATAATGATACGTTCGCGGCTGGAATGCTTGCAAGCATAATACCGCTGGCAATATTTGTGTTCCTTGGTAGATACTTTATAAGAGGATTAATGGCACTAGGAGGAGGAGGTAAGGGGGTGTAA
- the glcT gene encoding glucose ABC transporter permease GlcT, with protein MKKGTIILVVPTAVFSAILLYLVIWNAVVSFMNWSLLNSRPTFVGLETYATVIRTFQFANSLLHSIELSVILVIIGNILGILIAALLYFLNSEKARSIFLSVIIYPLAISMAVNGLIWLWLFNIHIGIDWLLVKIGLPQFPWLSSTSTMFPSLVLVTVWAYTGIAALFYLAGFMNIDKTIVEAARLDGTSAFKILYKILIPNSINSFIIATALLFLFSFRIFDLPYVLSGGTTNIFLQTSELYMYYLFTVEYFSQATAVATIITLVATIVIIPYALTVIRRWIRR; from the coding sequence ATGAAGAAGGGTACAATAATCTTGGTTGTTCCCACGGCCGTTTTTTCTGCAATATTATTGTACTTAGTAATATGGAATGCAGTAGTATCCTTTATGAATTGGTCCTTGTTGAATTCTAGACCGACATTTGTCGGACTTGAGACCTACGCAACCGTAATAAGGACCTTTCAATTCGCAAACTCTTTGCTACACTCCATAGAATTGTCGGTAATCTTAGTAATTATTGGGAACATTCTGGGTATATTAATTGCCGCTTTACTATACTTTTTAAATTCCGAAAAGGCCAGATCCATTTTTCTCTCAGTAATAATATATCCTTTAGCAATTTCCATGGCTGTTAATGGACTCATTTGGCTTTGGTTATTTAATATTCATATTGGAATAGACTGGCTTTTAGTAAAGATTGGTTTACCTCAATTTCCATGGCTTTCCTCTACCTCTACGATGTTTCCTAGCTTAGTGTTGGTCACAGTTTGGGCATATACTGGAATTGCGGCTCTGTTTTATTTAGCGGGATTTATGAATATAGATAAGACTATAGTGGAGGCGGCGAGATTGGATGGAACTAGTGCTTTCAAAATACTCTACAAGATACTAATTCCTAATTCGATTAACTCTTTTATTATTGCAACAGCCCTTCTATTCTTGTTCTCCTTTAGGATATTTGATCTGCCTTATGTGTTGTCAGGTGGTACTACGAATATCTTCCTTCAAACAAGCGAGTTATATATGTATTATTTATTTACTGTGGAGTATTTCTCTCAAGCCACAGCAGTTGCAACAATAATAACATTAGTCGCTACGATAGTCATTATTCCGTATGCCTTAACTGTGATTAGGAGGTGGATAAGAAGATGA